TTTTTTGAACAAATGGGGCCAAACCCTGGGCGTCAGGCGGAGATTATATCGGACGACGATGCCGGCAACAGTGCGTATCTTCAGGAAGCCAAGCATCTTGAACATGTGCAGAAGCAGATGGAAGAGTATATCAAAGAAAACAATATGAGCGATGAAATCAGCACTCTCATGACGGAAGAGGGACTGATGATTCGAATCAAGGAGCAGGCTCTTTTCCCGTCCGGATCCGCGACGCTTGTTGCAGAATCGCAGAGAATCGCTCCTGTCATAGCAGGATTATTAGCTACACTTCCTGAGCGCGTTATTGTTTCCGGTCATACGGATACTGTTCCGATTAATACGGCTGAATTTCCTTCTAACTGGGATTTGAGTTCGAAGCGCGCACTCAATTTCATGCGCTATATTGTCGCGAGTGATGACCGATTAAATCCCGCTCGTTTTAGTGCGATCGGCTATGGTGAGTATCGTCCGATTGGAGATAACAATACAGATGCAGGGCGGCAGTCAAATCGTCGTGTTGAAATTTTGATTGCTCGCAACTATCAATTTAATGCCGATATTTCGACAGGGGGAGCATCGACATCCTATCCTATTGTTGTTCCGACTGTGTCGCCTGGTGGCGGAGCAGGTGGAGGAATGGTTGATATAGGTGACTTGCCTGATGAGGGGATGACGCTCGATGCAGCAGCTGAGACTGTCGGCGTTTCTTCCGGGGAAAATACAACATCGTTATAATTGTAACAGGGTTGCTGTAAATATCGGCAACCCTGTTTGTATATTACTTGTCATGCAATTTGCTTATCGCTATAATACAAAGAGAGAAGATTCGTGGATGCGAATATATAGGGGGGAAGCTTTTTGCTGCTTGGAATTGGTACCGATATTGTGGAGATTGCACGTATTGCACGTGCTGTTGAAAAAGATGCTTTTCTTACTCGCGTGTACACGAAATCTGAACGTACGTATTGTATGGGCCGAGGAAAACAAGGGATGATTTCCTCCTTTGCGGTTCGATTTGCAGCCAAAGAAGCGGTCTCAAAAGCCTTTGGCACAGGCCTCCGATTTGGGACTCTACGGGATGTGGAGGTTATCAACGACGAGCTTGGCGCACCAAAAGTTTTCCTTCACGGTTATTTTAAGGATCTTGCAGCACTGCAAGGGGTCAAAACAGTTCATATAACGTTAAGCCATGCTATAGATTATGCTGTGGCATACTGTGTTTTAGAAGGAGAATAGAGAGATGAAAATAGCTCTTGCGAAAGAAATGCGCGAAATTGATAGAAAGGCAATAGAAGAGTATGGAGTTTCTGAAATTCTTCTCATGGAAAATGCCGGTCGACGAGTAGCGGAAGCCTTTTCTGATTATTTGGGTGGATTTTCAGGAAAAAAGATTTGTATTCTTGCGGGGAGCGGAAATAATGGCGGAGATGCTTTTGTCGCAGCGCGTCATATAGAAAATCAAGGTGCACAAGTTCGTGTGTTTTTGGTTGGAAATCCGGAACACCTCACAGAGGGTGCAAAACTTCATCGAGATATCATTACGAAAATGGGAATGCAAGTTCATACTTTAAATGCTGAACGGGACTGGGACAAATTTCAGGTCGCTATGCGATTTGCAGACGGTATTGTGGATGGAATGATTGGAACCGGCTTTACCGGAGAGCTGCGTGAGGATGTTATCCGCATCATTAAATTTGTCAATAGTCTTGCTAAGCCGGTTATTTCTATTGATATTCCCACGGGAGTTGAAGCGGATACGGGAGCAGCTTTCGGTGAGACAATTCTTGCGTCGCTTACAGTAACCTTTGGTTTGCCGAAAATCGGACATCTTATTTGTCCCGGAAAAACTGCGACGGGGAAGCTTCTTATTGATGACATTGGGATTCCGAATGCGCTTTTATCCGATGAAAATATTAAACAAACTTTTCTCAATGAAACAATGGTGGCATCGATTCTTCTTTCCAGACAACTGGATGCACATAAAGGATCATGCGGAAAGATTCTCGTCATCGCCGGAAGCAGAGGGATGACAGGAGCAGCAGCACTTTCCTCTATGGCAGCACTCAAAAGTGGTGCCGGGCTCGTGACGCTTGCCGTCCCTGAAAGTCAGTATGCACTTCTTGAGGGGCGTCTTACAGAGATTATGGTTCGGCCTATGCCGGAGACAGTAGATGGGACGTTGTCGCATGGGGCTTTAAGTGAGATTCTCTCCTTGTCTGCAGCGCATGACGCTGTGCTTATAGGTCCGGGTCTTGGTCGAGCGCAGGAAACAAAAGAGCTTGTTCGTTCCTTCTGTAAAGAGGTCAAGAAGCCTCTCATACTGGATGCGGATGCTATCTATGCATATCAAGGATATGCAGACAGTTTGAAGGAACTTGCTTTTGTCCCCGTATTGACGCCGCATCTTGGCGAAATGGCCGGTCTTTTGGACATTACGGTTGATGAGTTAAAGGGGACACTGCTTGACATGACACGTGAGGCAGCTAAGGAATATCATGCAACGTTTGTCGTTAAGAGTGAGAGTACGATGGTTGTTCACCCGGATGGCAAGATCTTTGTTACTTCAAAGGGCAATTCGGGTATGGCGACAGCCGGCTCCGGTGATGTGCTTGCAGGCGCAATTGCAGGAATGTTCAAGCAGACGGCTGCAGGATTGTCACCTCTTGCAGGTGTATATATTCATGGACTTGCCGGTGATATGGCGGCTGCGGAAAAAGGCTATGGACTGATTGCATCGGATATCTTGCATTACCTTCCGCAAGCGGGTATGACACTTGTAAAATGAATTTTTTTTGCTATAATATAGCATATAATTAATAAGACAGGAAGGAAGTATAGCGTGAAGAAGGCCAAACCAATCTATGCTATTGGTCATAGAAATCCGGATACAGACTCCATTTGTTCCGCCATCGGATATGCACATCTCAAGCAGGCAATGGGGGAAAATGTCGTTGCTGCACGAGCCGGCAAGGTCAATGAAGAGACAAAGTATGCGCTCAACTACTTTCATATGGAAAAACCTCGCCTGATTACAGATCTATATCCACGTGTCAAGGATATCATTCTTGATGTAAAAACGGTTGTAAAAGAGACCGAAAGCCTGCGTCGTCTGGGTGAAGTCATGCGAGAAAACGATTTGAAGTCTGTCCCTGTCGTTAATAAGGACGAGCAGCTCGTCGGTATCGTCACAGTGAGTGATCTGGCACGGCGTTACTTCAAAGAATTGAGTATGCAAAATCTTGCGGATACCGGTATTTCTTTCCGTGATATTGTCAAGGTTATTGATGGTGAAATTATTGTTCACGGTGATGAGGGAAGTAAGGTGCGCGGCAATGTACGAATTGCGGCCGGCAGCAAGGAAATGATTGCTGAGGTTGTGCAGGCACACGATATTGTTCTGATTGGAGATCGTAGTGCAGAGACACTGTTGGCCTGCTTAGATCGTGATATTGACGGTATGATTGTCACCGGTAATGGACGAATTTCTCCTGAGGTCATGGAAGCGGCAGAAGCAGCACAAAAGATAATTATCAGCACACCGTATGATACCTATACTTGTGCACGCTTGATTAACCAGTGTGTGCCTGTCAAACGAATCATGCAAAAATCTCTTGTCTCCTTTAAGCCCCTTGATCTGTTGAGTGATATCAAGGGGACAATGGATGAGCATAACTTTCGCAACTATCCTGTTGTGGAGAATGGCAAGCTGATCGGTCTGATCAGCAAGGATATGATGATGCTGCCGGAGCGTGAACGCGTTATCCTGGTGGATCATAATGAGCGAGGGCAGGCTGTTGAAGGCATTGAAGAAGCGAAGGTTTTAGAGATTATTGACCATCATCGTCTCGGCGGCATCCAGACAAGTGAACCGATCTTTACGCGTCAAGAGCCTGTAGGCTGCACGGCCACGATTGTTGCCAATATGCACTGGCATCGCGATGTGGATATTCCGCCATCCATTGCCGGCCTCTTGCTCTCAGCAATTCTTTCAGATACAGTTCTCTTTAAGTCACCGACGTGTACGCCGTATGATAAGAAAACGGCAGAGCGCCTGGCGGAAATTGCGGGCGTAGATATCATGGATTACGGTATGGCTATGCTTAAGGCTGGATCCGGCATTGGTGATATGTCTCCAATGGAAATTGCTAAGAATGATATGAAGGAATTTCAAATTGGCGATTATCGTATTATTGTCAGCCAGATTTCGGTTATGGATACACAAGAAGTGATGTCTATGGAGGCAGACCTCATTCATGCAATGAGCACTATCTGCAAGAAGGAAGGCTTTGATATGAGTCTGGTCATGGTGACAGATATTATTGAGGAGGGGACATATCTTCTCTATACCGGATCACCAAAGACTCTCATCGGCGAGGCCTTCCACAAGGATGCCAGCGGAACGAATATCTATTTACCGGGAGTCATGTCTCGCAAGAAGCAAATTATCCCACCGCTTTCGGAAGCGGTTAAGAGAATCAATTAAGGAAACGCTGATAAAATGAAGTCTGTCAGATTAGTACAGATTTTTTCGTCCGAACAAGGTGACAAACCGGACGCAGAGTGGTGCTCTGTGGAGGATTTGCCGCCGAAGTGCGGGCAAAAAAGATGTGCCAAGATGATCGGGCTGAATTTATCAGTGCTTCCTTAAGTGTATGTTATTGGAGGACTGTTGTGTGCTCGGAGGTTTCTATGGTACATAATAGCCCTCTCTTTATTGTAAGCAATCTGCACAAAGATTTGATGAGGTGCGAGGTATTGGATATATTTCAGGGACTAAATAAGGAACAGCAAGATGCTGTAATGCATATGAACGGTCCTCTGCTTATTATGGCAGGTGCAGGTTCCGGAAAAACGAAGGTCTTGACCTGCCGTATTGCCAATCTGTTGGCACACGGAGTACCTCCTTGGGCAATCCTGGCCATCACGTTCACGAATAAGGCAGCTGCCGAGATGCGTGAACGTGTAGATAATATGATCGGCTCGCCGGCAAAGGATGTATGGTTGAGTACATTTCACTCCTTTTGCGCCCGGTTTTTACGAAGAGAAATTGAGCGGCTGGGGATATATAAAAGCAATTTCGTTATCTATGATACGGCAGATTCTAAAACAGTCATAAAAAACTGCTTAAAGGAAGTCAACCTGGATGAAAAACAGTACCCGCCCAATAGCATACAGGCAGCTATCTCGAATGCAAAGAACCTGCTGCAAAGTCCCAAAGAAATGGCGAGGATTGCCGGCAGCTTTCATGAGAGCAAGGTAGCAGAGCTATATGCGCTTTATAATAAAAAATTGAGTGCTAATAATGCATTGGATTTTGATGATTTGCTTCTTGTTTCTGTAATGCTGTTAGAGCAAGATCAAGAGGTGCGTGAACGGTATCAGCATCGATTCCAATACATACTCGTCGATGAGTATCAGGATACGAATGGGGCGCAGTATCAACTAACTCGACTGTTGACTTCTAAACATCAAAATCTCTGTGTTGTTGGTGATGCCGATCAGTCGATCTATGGCTGGCGTGGTGCGGATAGCAGTAATATCCTGAACTTTGAAAAGGATTTCCCAAATGCGCGAACGATTAAGCTGGAGCAAAACTATCGTTCAACAAAAATGATTTTAAGCGCAGCAAACGCCTTGATTGAGAATAACCACGACCGAAAGCCGAAAAATCTGTGGACGGAAAACCCGGAAGGTGAACGACTGACCTATTACGAAGCAATGGATGAGCGTGATGAGGCTCGATTTATCACAGATACAATTGTCACAGAAAAGAATACAAAGCACAGGAAGTACGGAGATATCGCTGTTCTTTACCGTACAAACGCACAGTCTCGTGTGCTTGAAGAAGCGATGATGACAGCAGGGATTCCCTACACAATGGTTGGCGGACTGAAGTTCTATGATCGTATGGAAATCAAGGATATACTTGCCTATCTGCGTGTAATCTTCAATCCGGCGGATGCAGTCAGTCTCTTGCGCATTATCAATGTACCAAAGCGAGGCATCGGTAATACGACGATAGCCAAAATTGCTGCACACGCCGCAGAAAACGGACTCAGCCTATTTGATGTCATATCCAGTCCCGATACGCTTGCAGAAATTAAGGTATCAACACGTGCTCGAAATCAGCTGGATACATTTACCTCCTTGCTTTTTCGGTTTATCGGACAGGCCGGGACGTCATCCGTCTCTGCACTTGTGTCCGGTATTTTGGAAGAGTCCGGCTATACAGCAGATCTAGAACAGCAAGATACGCCAGAGGCGGAGACGCGCTTGGAAAACTTACAGGAATTTGTCGGTGTGGCGAAGGAGTTTGAAAAGAGCGAAGAAAACCCGACATTGGAGGATTTCCTCGGACAGGTGGCGCTTGTATCGGATATTGATACAGCGGATTTGGAGGAAGAACGAGTTACTCTGATGACGCTTCATGCAGCAAAGGGATTGGAATTTCCTGTTGTCTTTATGGCCGGTTTGGAGGAGGGGATTTTTCCTCATGCCAGAACGCTTTTAGCCCCTTCAGAAATAGAAGAAGAGCGTCGTACCTGCTATGTGGGAATCACGCGGGCAGAAGAAAAACTATATATTTCTCGTGCTCGCTATCGTATGCTCTATGGCAAGGGAAACGCCTATCCGCCGTCTCGTTTTCTCGGCGAAATACCGTCAACGTATATGGAGCAAGCACAAAGCATAGACTTTTTCGAGAATACTGCGCTAAGACAGAAACAAAGTACACATTCTCTCCATGGATTTGAAAGCCGTGCTTCCTTGCAATCCATGCCACAAATACAATATACGGTACAAACGGAAAATCAAAGTCGTCAAATCTTTTCGCCGCAGTCTGCACTTGCCGCATTACAGGAGATACAATTAAAAAAGACGGCAGCCAATAGCGGCAGCTCTATTTCTGACGGAAGGATGATTTCACTCTCAGGAGGTGCGGCAACTTTGTCTTCTGCTAAAGGTGGCGCTCCTCGCGCGGCTTTTGCCGCAATCAAACCTGATACGGCGGGAGAGGTCAACTGGAATGTTGGAGATAAGGCTCGCCATGGGAAATGGGGGATTGGTACTGTCGTTGAGGTTCGTGGCAATGGAGAGGAAGCTGAGCTTCGTATCGCGTTCCCAAATATGGGTATCAAAGCTTTGATGAAAAAATATGCACCTATTCAAAAGGTATAAATATGGATATAAAAGAGATAAAAAAAGAATTACAGGTACTTCGTCGTACAATCAAGCATCATAACACCCTTTATTATGAAAAGGATGCGCCGGAAATTGATGACTATGAGTATGACCGACTCATGCTGCGGCTCAAAGCCATCGAAGAAGAGTATCCGGAGCTCATTGTACCGACTTCGCCAACACAGCTGGTAGGAGGCAAGGCTCGTCGTGAGGCAGGAGTCCTTGTCAAGCACGATGTGCCGATGCTCTCGCTGCAGGATGTTTTTTCAAAAAAAGAGGTAATTTCTTTTGTCGAAGAAATTTTGAAGGATTTTCCCGAAACGGAATTTGTTGTTGAAGAAAAAATTGACGGACTGTCGCTTGCTTTACGATATGAAAATGGACATCTCTCCCTTGCTGTCACACGTGGAGACGGCATAACACAGGGAGAAGATGTAACGGCCAATGCTCTTGTCATTGAAGATGTCGTACAGGAATTAAAACATGCTCCGGAATACATCGAGCTTCGTGGTGAGGTTTATATGACGCGAGACGCGTTTCAAACAGTCAATGATCGTCAAGACCGTCTTGGCCTAAAGTTATTTGCAAACCCGCGTAATTGTGCTGCAGGAACTCTTCGACAGCTGGATGCCCGTATTACAAAAGAACGCAAATTGTCACTCTTTGTGTTTAACCTGCAAACAGCAACGGATAATCCGTTTCAAACACATACAGAAGCATATGATTACATGAAATCGGAGGGAATCAAAGTCATTCATGCGTATTCCCTATGTCACACTGCCGAGGAAGTCTGGCAAGCAATTGAGCGAATCGGAGCGTCACGCGATTCTCTTTCCTATGATATTGACGGCGCAGTGGTTAAAATCAATTCCTTTGCACAGAGAGAAGCGCTCGGTGCGACAAGCAAGACACCACGCTGGGCAATTGCGTACAAATATCCGCCTGAGGAAAAGGAAACCGTTCTGCGGCAGATAGAGCTCTCTGTCGGTCGTACGGGGCGTATTACGCCGACGGCTGTCTTTGATCCTGTACGGCTTTGCGGTACACAGGTAGAGCGCGCAACACTTCATAACCAGGACTTCATTGATGGATTGGATATTCGTATTGGTGATACGATTCTAGTCTATAAATCAGGAGAGATTATTCCTAAGGTGAAGTCAGTCATCAAAGAAAAGCGGCCGGAAACAAGTGTGCCATATCAGATTGATATGATTTGTCCTGTCTGCGGTTCTGAAGCTGTGCGTGAGGAGAATACAGCCGATATACGCTGTCAAAACCCGGATTGTCCTGCGCAACTGGAGAATCACATTTTAAACTTCGTCGGCCGCACCGCGATGGATATCAAAGGATTTGGTGAAAAATATATTCGAGCTCTTATCGAGGCCGGATATTTGCACAGAATCAGTGATGTGTTTCGACTGGAGGAGCACCGTGAAGAGTTGATAGAAGCCGGTATTATCGGCAAAGAGAAGAATACGGACAAGATCTTAGAAGCTATTCGAGCAGCAAAGAGCAACCCGCCGGACCGTCTCTTGACAGGGCTTGGAATTATGGGTATTGGTCGCGCTTCAGCATTAGAATTGATGCGTGTTTTCGGTGGAATTGAAGAGCTTTGTCAGGCAGATGAAGATGCTATTCTTGCTGTTCGTGATATGGGAGAAATCAGTGCACGTACACTGATCCGCTATTTCCACTCACCTGACACAAAAGAACTCTTACAAGAACTCAAGGAACTTGGTGTTCGAATGAAAGTGGGAGTACAGGAGATTGCGGCGAAAACACCAATTACCGGGAAAAGTATTGCCATTACAGGGACACTGCAGACAATGTCACGCAAGCAGGCGGCTTCATTGATTGAGTCGGCTGGCGGTCGTATTGTCAGCTCTGTGTCAAAGAAGACAGACTATCTCCTCGCCGGTGAAAATGCGGGCGGTAAGCTCACGAAAGCGATGGAAAACCAGGTGGCTGTTCTTGATGAATCGGCGTTTCTTGCCCTCTTGGATAAAGTGTAGGAGTGTTGGACGATGCGTTCGGAAGTATACTATGCACTTCTTGTCTTTGTCGGCGGATGCAGCTATGGCGTGACTTCGACGATTGTCAAGACAGCCTACCGGTACGGTTATACAGTAAACGAGGTAGTCGGCGGACAAGTTGTCCTCGGGGTACTTGTTTTGTGGATGCTGACATTTTTATTTTGCTGGAAAAGACTTCCTCTTTTAACCATAGGTAAGCTGCTTATCGCAGGAGTGCCTATTGGATTGACTACGATCTTTTACTATTCCTCACTGGAGCGAGTGGCGGCGTCTCTGGGACTTGTTTTACTCTTTCAGTTCGTTTGGATCGGTGTTCTTTTGGAGCGAATTGTGCAGGGAAAAACGATTTCAAGGCAGAAAGCAGCGGCTATTTTGTTTTTGCTTACAGGCTCTGCCTTAGCTTCCGGATTGACACCGGATATGCTTGTCAGTAACTGGCTCGGATATGCGCTGGGGCTTGCGTCAGCCGTGACCTATGCGACGGTTCTACTGGTCAGCGGCACGGTTGCCACGGATGTTCCCTCCGTTTTAAAGACTGCTTGGATGTCCATAGGGGCATGTATCGTCATTCTTCTTTTTTTACCGCCCACGTTTTTACTGGATCCAACGACGGCTTGGAACTTCCTGCCCTTTATGGTATTTTTGGCTTGCTTTGGACTAGTATTGCCACCATTTCTTTTCTCTATCGGCGTTCCAAAGATAGGGGCAGGGCTTAGCAGTATTTTAACATCTTCAGAACTTCCTGTCGGCATCATGCTCTCCTATCTTATCTTGGAAGAGCAATTTTTACGAATACAATGGATAGGGGTACTGTGTATTCTCACAGGTATTGTCATAGGCAATCTTCGACGAGATTGACAAAAGGAGAGTTTCGCATTTTATCCTATGTTTGCCATGTTTGTCATACTATATAGGAAGTATAGGCAAAAAGGTTTAAGTATGCTATAATATACTGTCTGTATATGTATGGGATGGGGAGAGATATCTTTGAAGCTACTGAAGGATTTCGAGCCTTTTAGCTCCATTTGGAAGCAGCTGAAAAACACGTTGAAGGGCAATGCTCTTCAGGATGGAATCAATGATTTTTTTGCGAATCCATCGTTAGAAACACTTCATTTAAGAGATAAATGGCAGTGGTGGGTGGGAATCTTATTGCTGCTTCTGCTGCTGTGTTCCCTGCCTTTTGTCGTTTTGTCTATGGCCGGAACAACCACTCGCGTAAACGCAGGAACTCCTATTTACTTTGAGGTCCATCCGGGGATGACTGCCAATGAAATTGCAGCTTCACTGGAGGATAAAGGGATTATTGAGAGTCGATTTAAATTTTGGTGGGTGGTAAAGCTCAATGACGCGAGTGAACAGTTTAAGGTGGGAACCTATGCGTTTTCTGCCGGAATGGAACCTAAAGAAGTTATTCGCGAACTGATGCAGGGAGAAACGGTGACCATTCAATTTGTTATCCCTGAGGGATTTACGGTAGATGATATTGCCAAAAGATTGGATGCACAAGGGATTGTAAAGCAGGAAGATTTCCTCAGAGAAGCGAAATCATATCGTCCCTTTGACTATGTTGACCCGCCGAGTAATGTGCGTTATGATGCGGAGGGTTTTCTCTTTCCTGATACCTATATCATCGGTGGCGATACGGGAGTCAAGGAAATTTTGGACATTATGTCAAAGGATTTTGACCAGCGCCTGACCTTGGAGATGCGCCATCGTGCAAAAGAAAAGAATCTATCGATTTATGAGCTCATCACACTTGCTTCTCTTGTTGAAAAGGAAGCACGTTATGATGAGGATCGTCCGATTATTGCACAGGTTTTCTTAAAACGCTTAGAAATCGGCATGCCGCTGCAGTCTGATGCGACTCTCCAATATCTGATGGATGCTCCGAAAGAAGATGTCTTGATTTCGGATACAAAGATCGACTCTCCATATAATACTTACCAAAATGCGGGACTTCCGCCGGGACCTGTTGCAAATCCGGGACTGGACTCTATTGAAGCTGTTTTGGAGCCTTCGGATACGGAGTATTTGTACTTCGTCGCAGATCGCGATGGTCATAATTATTATTCCTACACATATAGCGAGCATCTGGCGACAGTCGATCAGGTGCGCTAAGAAAAGCGAGCGAAAAATGGCAAAAAAGCCGGAATTGCTTGCACCGGCAGGCAACCTTGAAAAACTGAAGACAGCGATATATTATGGTGCCGATGCCGTATACCTCGGCGGAAAGACTTTTGGTCTGCGTGCCTTTAGCGGTAATTTTACACACGCGGCGATGGAGGAAGGTGTGCGTTTCGCGCACGAACGCGGAAAGAAGGTTTATGTAACACTGAACATTTTTCCGCATGAGCAAGATGTAAAAACATTTCCCGCCTACTTGGATTTTTTGCGCAGCATTGGTGTGGATGCCGTACTTGTATCCGATCTCGGTCTATTCATGCAGATCAGGAAAGATGCATCGGATATGGAAGTGCACGTCAGTACACAGGCCAACAATGTCAACAGTCTTACCGTAAATGCTTGGCAGGAGCTGGGGGCAAGCCGCATTGTGCTTGCCAGAGAGCTGTCGAGGGCAGAGATACAGAGTATTCGTGCGGCTACAAGTGCAGAGCTCGAAATGTTTGTACACGGTGCCATGTGCATCTCCTATTCAGGACGATGTCTTTTGAGCAGCTACTTCACCGGCCGCGATGCCAATCGCGGGGCTTGTGCGCAAGTCTGCCGCTGGAAGTTTTCTCTTGTAGAAGAAAATCGTCCCAATGAATATTTTCCCGTTGCAGAGGATGAACGCGGAACATATATCATGAATTCCAAGGATCTGTGTCTCTTGCCATATGTTGGAGAGCTCTCTCAAATGGGGATAGACAGCTTAAAGATCGAGGGTCGCATGAAGAGTGTACACTATGTGGCAACCGCGGTTAAGGTCTATCGTGAAGCGATCGATGCATGCGCGCAAAATGGAGGTTCTTTTATTGTCCGTCCGGCTTGGATAGAAGAACTTCAAAAGGCATCACATCGCATTTACACAACAGGTTTTTATGAAAAGAAACCCGATGGGAACGATCAAATTTACGGTACGTCATCCTACGAACAGACAACCGATTTTGTAGGTGTCGTATTGGGATACGACGAAGCAGCCGGTTATGTCCATGTCGAACAGCGCAATCTCATGGAGCTTGGAGATGAGCTGGAAGTTCTCCAGCCGCATGGAGATGTATATCGTGTGGTGATTTGGAATATGACAGATATGGATGGAGCGGCTATAGAGCGGGCTCCTCACGCACAGCAGCATATTCGTATTTGCTTTGGTCGTCCGATAGAAAAGTATGCGCTGTTAAGGCGTTATCGAAAGGAGTCTTACCAATGACTGAGCATGAAGTAGTGCGTCGTTTTGCAAGAGCGGAAGGCCGCGTGCAGGGAGTCGGATTTCGTTTTTTTGTACAGCAGACAGCTATGGAACTGGAATTAACGGGCTGGGTTCGTAATGAAAGTGACGGTTCTGTAACCATGGAAGTACAGGGGGATATGTCTGTGATCGATACGATGATGCAGAAACTCAAAGCCGGAAACGGTTTTTGCAAGGTATCAAATCTCATCTTGGAAGGACGCGATGTTCGAGCAGATGAACACAGCTTTGACATACGTTACTGAGGAAAGGAAGATATAATGGCTAAGATATTGGTGCTGCACGGTCCGAACCTCAACCTGTTAGGAAAGAGAGAGCCTGAAGTTTATGGATATTTGACGTTGGCTGATATTAATCAGAAGCTGCAAGAGCGCGCTCGTCAAGTTGGTTTAGAGCTTGACGCAAAACAGTCGAATGAGGAAGGCACACTCGTTACTTCGATTCAGCAGGCGGAAGAGGCTTATTCTTTTATCATTCTAAATGCTGCAGCTTATACGCATTACAGCATTGCAATACGTGATGCTATTGCTGCGGTCTCGGTGCCTGTAATCGAAGTACATTTATCCAATGTGCATGCTCGTGAGGAGTTTCGTCATCAGTCGGTGATTTCTCCTGTGGTAATGGGGCAGGTTGCCGGCTTTGGTCTGGATAGCTATATGGGCGCTCTTGAAATTGCCATTCGAAAGCTGCAGGCGGAGAATAAAATATGAGCGTACAGGATCGCATCCAGCGGCTGCAGGATCAGCTTCGAGAAGAAGGAGCAAAGGCAGCGCTCTTAAACAAGGTGGAAAACATCCGATATTTCAGCGGCTTTACAGGAGATGATTCGCTTCTCCTAGTCACTCTTGATAAGTGTTTTCTTTTGACGGATTCTCGCTACACAGAACAGGCGGCGGCAGAGACATCGGCCGAAATTGTTGAGCAAAAAAACGGACTTTACCCAAAAGCCATTGA
This portion of the Selenomonas sp. TAMA-11512 genome encodes:
- a CDS encoding U32 family peptidase, coding for MAKKPELLAPAGNLEKLKTAIYYGADAVYLGGKTFGLRAFSGNFTHAAMEEGVRFAHERGKKVYVTLNIFPHEQDVKTFPAYLDFLRSIGVDAVLVSDLGLFMQIRKDASDMEVHVSTQANNVNSLTVNAWQELGASRIVLARELSRAEIQSIRAATSAELEMFVHGAMCISYSGRCLLSSYFTGRDANRGACAQVCRWKFSLVEENRPNEYFPVAEDERGTYIMNSKDLCLLPYVGELSQMGIDSLKIEGRMKSVHYVATAVKVYREAIDACAQNGGSFIVRPAWIEELQKASHRIYTTGFYEKKPDGNDQIYGTSSYEQTTDFVGVVLGYDEAAGYVHVEQRNLMELGDELEVLQPHGDVYRVVIWNMTDMDGAAIERAPHAQQHIRICFGRPIEKYALLRRYRKESYQ
- a CDS encoding acylphosphatase, producing MTEHEVVRRFARAEGRVQGVGFRFFVQQTAMELELTGWVRNESDGSVTMEVQGDMSVIDTMMQKLKAGNGFCKVSNLILEGRDVRADEHSFDIRY
- the aroQ gene encoding type II 3-dehydroquinate dehydratase, coding for MAKILVLHGPNLNLLGKREPEVYGYLTLADINQKLQERARQVGLELDAKQSNEEGTLVTSIQQAEEAYSFIILNAAAYTHYSIAIRDAIAAVSVPVIEVHLSNVHAREEFRHQSVISPVVMGQVAGFGLDSYMGALEIAIRKLQAENKI